The proteins below come from a single Rosa rugosa chromosome 2, drRosRugo1.1, whole genome shotgun sequence genomic window:
- the LOC133734505 gene encoding uncharacterized protein LOC133734505, producing MEGFFLCVEKFFPDDLEIQNVVANEELLMYKSKGGGFGRALAKLGCAKNDDKYDPVGWWSNYGNGTPKLQKMARRILSLTTSSSGCERNWSTFEGIHTKKRNRLEASRLNNLVYVQFNAKIINKKRRAQELGVDVLLGNEASRAQGWIVDSGDEEDDSDITSEMEGEASGVDSGPMRSSRNVEVRELHDEDFVSDEDTEEEGEEVDVEFESNTEGVLDGYGEEELEV from the exons ATGGAAGGGTTCTTTCTTTGTGTTGAGAAGTTTTTTCCCGATGACCTTGAGATCCAAAATGTTGTGGCAAATGAAGAGTTGTTGATGTATAAGAGCAAAGGAGGTGGATTTGGAAGAGCTTTAGCTAAGTTGGGATGTGCTAAAAATGATGACAAGTATGATCCGG TTGGATGGTGGTCCAATTATGGAAATGGAACACCCAAATTGCAAAAAATGGCTAGAAGAATACTCTCTTTAACTACAAGTTCATCCGGGTGCGAGAGAAATTGGAGTACTTTTGAGGGA ATCCATACAAAGAAAAGGAATAGACTAGAGGCTTCAAGGTTGAACAATCTGGTCTATGTCCAATTCAATGCCAAGATCATCAACAAAAAGAGAAGAGCTCAAGAGTTGGGTGTAGATGTGCTACTTGGTAATGAAGCTAGTAGGGCTCAAGGGTGGATTGTTGATAgtggtgatgaagaagatgactcAGATATTACTAGTGAAATGGAGGGAGAGGCTTCAGGAGTGGATAGTGGGCCTATGAGAAGCTCTAGAAATGTAGAGGTAAGAGAGCTTCATGATGAAGATTTTGTATCGGATGAGGACACGGAAGAGGAGGGAGAAGAAGTGGATGTTGAGTTTGAGTCCAATACTGAAGGAGTCTTGGATGGATATGGAGAAGAAGAGTTAGAGGTTTAG